ACGACCAACAGCACGGAGCCGTCCGAGATTCTCGAATCGAACACCGACGATCTCGAATCGGACATCGGTGAGGACCGCGATGTTGGCCTCGATCCCGACATCAGTGACGGACCCGAACGCGGCCCCGAGGCCATCATCGACGACCTGTACGAGGTCGGGGTGACGAGCGATACGGACAGCGACACCAGCGGGTTCCCGAGTGCCGAGCCGCCGGAGAACGAAACGGCGTACACGTACGACGCGACGAATTCGACGAGACGGGTAACGAGCGTGGATTCGGTCGCTGTCAGTCACACACCAAAACCTGACGGAACAGGTTCGAGCTACAGCGGCGAGATCCACGAGGTCACGGTCGATGCGGACGTCGACGTCGAACGCGTCGACAGCTGGGAGGCCAGAAACAAGACGCAGACGAGTCCGAACTTCACCGAAACGACGACTAACGGAACAGTCGACGTGGATGCGGACCTGTCGGTCGATGGCGAGTACAGTGTCGGCCACCTCGGTGCCCACTACGATTTCGACTACCCGGTCGCAGACCATGAGGTCCTCACCGACTTCGGCGAGGACCCCGACGCCGTGACGTTCCATCGGGCGTTCGAGGACGGACTCGTCGAAGTGACGGGTGTCGACGAGTACGACTCGGTCGAAAGCGATCTAAAGAGCGAGGTGTCCAGTGCGCTCTCATCGAGCAGCACTGGTACACTCGGTAGCTCCGCAGAGAGTGCGCTCGTCTCGACCAGCTCCACGACGCTCGACAGTGACGACGTGCTCACCGACGCCGAGCGTTCGAAGCTAATCGGGGAACTGGACGAAGAACTCGAGGCTGTCCACGGTGAGTTCGTTGGGAACTACAGTGATGAGCCCTACACAGTCCAGCTCAACGAGCTGACCGACGATACACCGCCACACGAGGCCAGAGACTACATCAAAGACGAGTTCGAGCAGGAGCTGACCTACCGCGACGCCCAGTACGCGACCCCGGAGGAGAAAGCGAAGATCCAGCAGCGTCGGGCCTACTTCGATCGGCTCCACTACTGGCTCGACGAGTTCGGCGACGACTACGACGATGAGTTGGATGAAGTGGACGATTCCGTCGACCTCGATATCCTTGACGAGTCGCTTGGCTTCGTACAGGGCTTTGCGAACGCCGATTTCGACCCGGAGCCGATGGATCTCGACGGCTCGCCGGTGCTCGATGACGCCCAGTACGAGGTGTCCGGGTCCCCGACCTATCTGACAGCGACAACTGTCGAACGGGACCAAGAGCCGGCGATCAGGGCCGCCGACGAGACCGCAACCGACTTCGACTCCGACGGGGATGTCGACCACGATCCGCTGGCCATCAAGACTGACAACCGGACGCCCTGGCCCGGCGTCCCGATCGTCCCCCTGGTGCCGAGCAAATGGTACGCCACCGTCAACACGTGGGACGTCACGGTGAAAGGCGAGTACTCGCGATTCGAGGTCAGTTCGACGGTCGGCGATCCGGCCGGCAGTGACCGCCTCACGTACGTCGCCGAGGACGCCCCTGTCGAGGTAGAGCTCTCGGACGGTGAGACCGTCGATGTCGGACAGAACGACGCGATCGACTTCGAGAGCTCGACCGAGGTCGTCATCATCATGCCCGGTGCGGTCGTCCAGCGTGGAGGTCCAGTTCCCGCTGTCGCCGACACCTCAGATGATGTCCCGGGAACCGGACTGGTCTTCTGTTCCGATACCTGGGAAGAAGTCGGACCGGACGCCGACTCGTCAGGCTGTGACTGAACGGGAAAACAGGTTCACCAGTCCCAGTGCGGGGTAAATATTGGCCCGTCTATTCGAATGCGGCCAACCCGTGGTCATCGATCGATGTCAGCACGAGCCCGTCGAGGACGACTGGGGTGGTATGCATGACGAACCCCTCGCTTGGAGCCTCTGTCCTCGAGTCGACCGTCATCGAATCGGCATCTATTTTGAACAGATCTGTTCCCTCCAGTACGACCGTTACACCGA
This genomic window from Natranaeroarchaeum aerophilus contains:
- a CDS encoding DUF7286 family protein is translated as MTRDTSERRTVSFADDQRARIPFAMIGLLLLVGSVGIVATLEQRSDPTIDQDADLVMDQTQTAAQSELRTAVLDATQTAGSSPINSTTASDVDAIDDADTQEEAFRQYVKLLVYVEAVDRLPEAGQSLDDDAQSDVSLEPVTINGSASHIDAGSAVTSDEAIDRVSLEIGQHDHSVEEGVVNAEIEGVEIDATVDGTALPTEERSVSVSVGTPVFELNEQMNEYESELNMGFFDGDGPDPSDPDGLGQEMALRLYPTSYMKASWDRFAENTKSPDDHNFEEVIDTDHTEVLVNHAIFSVQEDTFGTRDPYADRTMRPQYLCMAIDFGSTAGDVDTTIDADDVDELIPAENVTLTQDYENLEKAEDGEVVIVDDAEVDVEEELCGDDGVINEWVFGDEATGELPEVPPLSELLSGGIDSMGAGEVEVEVPADTLGTATYVDFKTTNSTEPSEILESNTDDLESDIGEDRDVGLDPDISDGPERGPEAIIDDLYEVGVTSDTDSDTSGFPSAEPPENETAYTYDATNSTRRVTSVDSVAVSHTPKPDGTGSSYSGEIHEVTVDADVDVERVDSWEARNKTQTSPNFTETTTNGTVDVDADLSVDGEYSVGHLGAHYDFDYPVADHEVLTDFGEDPDAVTFHRAFEDGLVEVTGVDEYDSVESDLKSEVSSALSSSSTGTLGSSAESALVSTSSTTLDSDDVLTDAERSKLIGELDEELEAVHGEFVGNYSDEPYTVQLNELTDDTPPHEARDYIKDEFEQELTYRDAQYATPEEKAKIQQRRAYFDRLHYWLDEFGDDYDDELDEVDDSVDLDILDESLGFVQGFANADFDPEPMDLDGSPVLDDAQYEVSGSPTYLTATTVERDQEPAIRAADETATDFDSDGDVDHDPLAIKTDNRTPWPGVPIVPLVPSKWYATVNTWDVTVKGEYSRFEVSSTVGDPAGSDRLTYVAEDAPVEVELSDGETVDVGQNDAIDFESSTEVVIIMPGAVVQRGGPVPAVADTSDDVPGTGLVFCSDTWEEVGPDADSSGCD